The following proteins come from a genomic window of Diadema setosum chromosome 20, eeDiaSeto1, whole genome shotgun sequence:
- the LOC140243640 gene encoding uncharacterized protein, giving the protein MVTMATLIEAAKNGHYDTVEQVLRTGRADINCRERESGGTALFWAANCGHKEIVELLLHYGADVEIAVKWQFTPLLAAVDRKHFHTAKTLLTGGANVNVQSEKGDTPLHLAAFRGSIHLCKLLLYYHAQTGILNNNGKTPQQEAEGEGHTAITKLLAPETNQRAVYRSSSLPLSYQNVARIPSESDESLLPGNRPRGSLRRQLLRQSQIVNNDCSSPFHRHESELVKSHSTNLLQTVGKLSPPNQAGDASFKGRRSPSSPLVQYHTLGRVSPPILQGISQNFHYHYPGSLTKRRNSPPAISRNLLAQTAPIAPAHVILRQPPVSREGETPNRPKETPSRADGHSGHHQCKRLDRETNPQSFSSFQSPKDVRQTCASSSTVSNTNGDMCLKLCDGPSVKSDSFPEIDRLLNIIEDLERDKISLLNENQNLRETVQSLESLVDLSMTTEGSSSSNSSCPEQSCKSCGDRTMRGSSVLDVEANQRILLLEATCRDLAADNHKLQSQVIALSQGQTIVEEDETVEVQKVNGDIQGLETTTSEVSDSRQVRAPTTDSMHESKSSSLVQVSANDKHSPLQSSLGRDSNFLLNSSSNSKLSPSSEVSSFASECWHSLSRCNTSRTPSQVLQFIQATVGSLSSPRSKDSVMNMYSVAMQSLRDMDTSEWYPLDDSISDATDNICLKERIHRCEGRDNELFATFRCTLSGRQRILEVSQVSACQGEGDTSVWSDERCLHVLQSLPPHRNVTRPLARWETCAMSDDHLTRATLARINVEQNSDCKLVFSVYPDFQISIKKLFDSVMGEGGQDLLREACLLRILLQLLLGVQHLQAQSVAHRDIQPRHVHVGADMRVTLGGFEHAALMLDQGGAPRPFDDVTQIGAGNPLARAPELIRHTIHGPPQIWEHRIPLSAVYASSDLYAVAATICSLLVTPSDQSEQAVGDDPSELLSHLPDWLSPSLSALLQEMLRSSPEKRPPIRAALLRVAMLLFGPHPEEMKSQLDCEMWLTSQAMRLLLSTPTDQHEKPMPGMHGCREAQDRLDWVLCRDYILNITPLHLWQLYQKYQMT; this is encoded by the exons atggttaccatggcaaccctGATAGAGGCAGCCAAGAATGGGCACTATGATACGGTGGAGCAGGTGCTGCGTACGGGTCGTGCCGACATCAACTGTCGAGAGAGGGAGTCCGGAGGTACGGCCCTCTTCTGGGCCGCTAACTG TGGTCATAAAGAGATAGTCGAGCTCCTACTACACTACGGTGCTGATGTGGAGATAGCGGTCAAGTGGCAATTCACCCCACTCCTGGCAGCTGTTGACCGCAAGCACTTTCACACCGCTAAGACGCTGCTCACTGG GGGGGCCAATGTTAATGTGCAGAGCGAGAAGGGGGACACACCCCTCCATCTGGCAGCCTTCCGGGGTTCCATCCACCTGTGCAAACTTCTCCTCTACTACCACGCCCAGACAGGTATCCTCAACAACAATGGCAAGACACCCCAGCAGGAGGCCGAGGGAGAGGGACACACCGCCATCACCAAGCTTTTGGCTCCAGAGACCAATCAGAGAG CAGTATACCGAAGCTCCTCCTTGCCCTTGTCCTACCAGAACGTTGCTAGGATACCAAGCGAGAGTGATGAGTCACTTTTGCCAGGCAACCGCCCGCGAGGCAGTCTTCGACGACAACTCCTGCGCCAGAGCCAGATCGTGAACAACGACTGCTCCTCTCCATTCCACAG GCATGAAAGTGAGCTGGTGAAAAGTCACTCAACGAATCTACTCCAGACTGTTGGGAAATTATCACCCCCCAACCAGGCTGGGGATGCCAGCTTCAAGGGCAGGAGGTCCCCAAGCAGCCCCCTCGTTCAATACCACACCCTTGGTAGGGTATCACCACCAATCCTACAGGGGATCTCCCagaattttcattatcattatccagGCAGCTTGACAAAGAGGCGGAACAGTCCTCCAGCTATTTCCAGAAATTTGCTCGCTCAGACTGCACCGATAGCTCCTGCACACGTCATCCTACGGCAGCCACCGGTCAGCAGGGAGGGAGAGACTCCAAACAGACCAAAGGAGACCCCCAGCAGAGCTGATGGACACAGTGGTCATCATCAGTGTAAAAGACTTGACCGAGAAACAAACCCTCAGTCATTCAGCTCTTTCCAGTCACCAAAAGATGTAAGGCAGACCTGTGCATCAAGTTCGACAGTCTCTAATACCAATGGTGATATGTGTTTGAAACTATGCGATGGACCCAGTGTCAAATCAGACTCCTTTCCAGAAATCGACAGGTTGCTGAATATTATTGAGGACCTTGAAAGGGACAAGATTTCCCTCCTGAATGAAAACCAAAATCTACGGGAAACAGTTCAGTCACTCGAGTCACTCGTGGATTTGTCCATGACTACCGAggggagcagcagcagcaacagctcGTGTCCAGAACAAAGCTGTAAGTCGTGTGGAGATAGAACGATGCGAGGCTCCTCGGTGCTGGACGTTGAAGCCAACCAGAGGATTCTACTCCTGGAAGCAACCTGCCGAGACCTTGCGGCTGACAACCACAAACTACAGTCCCAGGTTATTGCTCTCTCTCAGGGTCAAACCATTGTGGAAGAGGATGAGACAGTTGAGGTTCAAAAGGTGAACGGTGACATTCAAGGCTTGGAGACGACCACTTCAGAAGTTTCAGACTCCCGCCAAGTGAGAGCTCCTACTACTGACAGTATGCACGAGTCAAAATCATCATCTCTCGTTCAAGTATCAGCTAATGACAAACATTCACCTTTGCAGTCATCACTAGGAAGAGACAGTAACTTCCTTCTCAATTCTTCTTCTAATAGCAAACTTTCTCCAAGTTCCGAAGTATCAAGCTTCGCTTCGGAGTGCTGGCACTCCTTGAGTAGATGCAATACAAGTAGGACGCCCTCACAAGTCTTACAATTTATACAGGCCACTGTAGGCAGTTTATCCTCTCCCAGATCAAAGGATTCAGTGATGAACATGTATAGTGTTGCCATGCAGTCTTTACGTGATATGGACACAAGCGAGTGGTACCCCTTGGATGATAGCATCTCTGATGCTACGGACAACATTTGTCTAAAGGAGAGGATCCATCGGTGTGAGGGAAGAGATAATGAGTTGTTTGCAACATTTAGATGTACGCTGTCTGGCAGACAACGCATCCTTGAG GTATCCCAAGTGAGTGCTTGTCAAGGTGAGGGAGATACATCAGTCTGGAGTGATGAGAGATGTCTTCATGTACTCCAGTCTCTACCACCCCACCGCAATGTGACTCGGCCCCTTGCCAGATGGGAAACATGTGCAATGTCAGATGATCACCTCACGAGGGCCACATTGGCCCGCATCAACGTAGAGCAGAACAGTGACTGCAAACTAGTCTTCAGTGTGTACCCAGATTTTCAGATTAGTATAAAGAAACTGTTTGATTCAGTCATGGGGGAGGGTGGACAGGATCTGTTGAGGGAAGCCTGCCTCCTGCGCATTCTCCTTCAACTGCTCCTAGGGGTGCAGCACCTGCAAGCCCAAAGTGTAGCTCATCGTGACATCCAACCCCGACATGTTCACGTAGGAGCAGACATGCGTGTAACCCTTGGTGGATTTGAACATGCAGCTCTGATGTTGGACCAGGGTGGGGCTCCTCGCCCGTTTGATGACGTCACCCAAATTGGAGCAGGAAACCCTTTAGCAAGGGCCCCTGAGCTAATCAGGCACACCATACATGGACCACCCCAGATTTGGGAACATCGG ATTCCTTTGTCAGCTGTTTATGCCAGCTCTGATCTGTACGCTGTGGCAGCAACGATCTGCAGCCTCCTTGTCACACCCAGCGACCAATCAGAGCAGGCCGTTGGTGATGACCCGAGTGAGCTCCTGTCCCACCTTCCAGACTGgttatctccctctctctctgcccTACTCCAAGAGATGCTGAGATCTAGTCCGGAGAAAAGACCACCAATCCGTGCTGCCTTGCTCAG